One genomic region from Epinephelus moara isolate mb chromosome 8, YSFRI_EMoa_1.0, whole genome shotgun sequence encodes:
- the LOC126394239 gene encoding C2 calcium-dependent domain-containing protein 4C, with the protein MWVFEKIRESVESIPLELSHYLGKSEEDILLSSKASLSHKLNNNILTPDKIPEFCLPPRLCKRGPLLEAETTVPYLHCLRKMPKSNTPPNTMHVKKKDGDVSVATKKPLAFSAEGYGLAGIYESPNTRRKESLFHSKCPAYMFDRSLPNAAPRLAKATNLPKKTLSRFLPLVSSKSLSETGSTGSETPSSSDSSPFSSPYSAKSSLYFPPSSGRLKGATSCPSLTDSREIRGRWKRAILSLTTLPSSPPSLEGSSPTLAPSPLFPLDVLQCQERLQHEHILPLQCRGKVRLYIEHNTLSTNTVSPISTVRVRVVSVESLWDDTDRRTLNCAVNLCLTPGKLQQQESATIRNCRSPVFNEDFFFTELSREDLLELQLRLKVVDKPAAGTLRRGTVIAAVTKPLSQLLPLKKQAEE; encoded by the coding sequence ATGTGGGTCTTTGAGAAGATCAGGGAGAGCGTGGAGAGCATTCCCCTGGAGCTGAGTCACTATTTGGGGAAGAGTGAGGAGGACATCCTTCTGTCTTCTAAGGCCAGTCTCTCTCACAAGCTAAACAACAACATCCTCACTCCGGACAAGATCCCAGAGTTCTGCCTGCCGCCCAGGCTCTGCAAGAGAGGTCCACTGCTAGAAGCTGAGACAACGGTACCTTACCTGCACTGTCTGAGGAAGATGCCCAAAAGCAACACTCCTCCAAACACTATGCATGTGAAGAAGAAGGATGGTGATGTATCAGTGGCTACAAAGAAACCTTTGGCATTCTCTGCAGAGGGGTATGGCCTGGCTGGGATATATGAGAGCCCCAACACTCGAAGGAAAGAGTCTCTGTTCCACTCAAAGTGCCCTGCTTACATGTTTGATAGAAGCCTTCCCAATGCAGCACCCAGGCTGGCAAAGGCAACAAACCTGCCCAAGAAAACTTTATCGAGGTTTCTCCCTCTGGTGTCATCCAAGAGCCTGTCAGAGACAGGAAGCACAGGAAGCGAAACACCTTCTTCCAGTGACTCATCCCCCTTCAGTTCCCCTTATAGTGCTAAATCCTCCCTGTACTTCCCACCAAGCAGTGGCCGTCTGAAAGGAGCAACATCCTGTCCCTCGTTAACTGACAGCAGGGAGATTAGAGGGAGGTGGAAGAGGGCGATTTTAAGTTTAACAACCTTGCCCAGTAGCCCTCCAAGCTTAGAGGGAAGCTCACCCACCTTAGCCCCATCTCCCCTCTTCCCGTTGGATGTTCTGCAGTGCCAGGAGAGACTTCAGCATGAACACATCCTCCCTTTGCAGTGCCGTGGTAAAGTGCGCCTCTACATTGAGCACAACACATTGTCCACCAACACAGTCTCACCCATTTCCACAGTCAGAGTCCGCGTGGTGTCTGTAGAAAGCCTATGGGATGACACAGACAGACGAACCCTCAACTGTGCAGTCAATCTGTGTCTGACCCCAGGGAAGCTGCAGCAACAGGAGAGTGCCACCATCAGGAACTGCCGCAGCCCTGTGTTTAATGAAGACTTCTTCTTCACAGAGCTGAGCAGAGAGGATCTGCTGGAACTGCAGCTCAGGTTAAAAGTGGTGGATAAACCTGCAGCTGGAACACTGAGGAGAGGGACAGTGATTGCAGCAGTCACCAAACCACTGTCTCAGTTACTCCCTCTTAAAAAACAGGCAGaggaataa
- the LOC126394256 gene encoding uncharacterized protein LOC126394256 has translation MDSYCLRSLESNLRKERHPDVKRTVHNVPRNETRDEFMSRHLEELESNGTGIFTAMKKRGSDQIQWRCERGNKCKGKSSGDPMTTRANSCGAYVSFTFVSKNTFNNCIVRLMNKHSGHDLGNPQEDRSNQIDSDLIAYIHTCFQLGDSNAEILLKCKEWAKAQGKKDHTDRSYFVTPKDITLLKKNFQSQTRVHVISNDSVAVHHLVKTELKESVIFYQTLSHSEKQPLIIVLSSPWQIKQLKKYGPEMIYLDATYKGITQYGFVLYAVGIKSDHGRGVPVAFLILSEESSQYLSLCLQKLQEAASPFHPRYIMIDRDVKEMEAIRSVFPHAKTLLCWFHVLQAVHRWMLRQEGCNKNPEVRYEVIRSMILLKQCALATDFAEKAKEVTEKLDAMTGTKTISTYLQTQWFQHAEMWAKYGQRLFHQSNKTNNLVESIKYQFPRGYANRRLDELLLLLNKKVFNYCSYMDDLHGADPIPDSRTQDTVEAASSMKSAGLLHKIMVKEAGLYSVPSEVEGKYYHVDVVTMQCQCAVSTRGNLCKHILLAKEKCQEMGADIDDLRKEVARSLFEQQSYEWDGEHLIVHHQNDFGVVSAQAKQCTCLANSFQEICVCLRLSERLLQDSLPEECGNQLIESTTVGVSPSETVKDMIAELHEWCQSSDYQETPAILSAVKKAHQLAFGQYTSNVRKRKI, from the exons ATGGATTCTTACTGTCTGCGGTCATTGGAAAGTAATCTCCGCAAAGAACGCCATCCAGACGTTAAAAGGACAGTACACAACGTACCCCGCAATGAGACGCGGGACGAGTTCATGTCAAGACACTTGGAGGAATTAGAAAGTAATGGGACTGGAATATTCACAGCTATGAAAAAAAGGGGATCAGACCAGATCCAGTGGCGGTGTGAAAGAGGTAATAAATGTAAAGGGAAGTCAAGCGGAGATCCCATGACCACAAGGGCCAACAGTTGTGGAGCCTATGTCTCATTTACATTTGTGAGCAAAAACACCTTCAACAACTGCATTGTGCGTCTAATGAACAAGCACTCGGGACATGACCTCGGCAATCCCCAGGAGGATCGCTCAAATCAGATCGACAGCGATTTGATTGCCTACATTCATACCTGTTTTCAGCTGGGAGATTCAAATGCAGAAATCCTGCTTAAATGCAAAGAGTGGGCGAAGGCCCAGGGGAAGAAGGATCACACAGATCGAAGCTACTTTGTTACCCCTAAGGACATTACACTGTTAAAAAAGAACTTTCAGTCACAGACCAGAGTGCATGTCATCAGCAATGATAGTGTTGCTGTTCATCATCTGgtcaaaacagagttaaaagagAGTGTAATTTTCTATCAGACTCTTTCACATAGTGAGAAGCAGCCACTGATTATTGTTTTAAGCTCACCCTGGCAaattaaacagttaaaaaaatatggCCCTGAGATGATATATCTTGACGCTACATACAAGGGTATTACACAATATGGATTTGTATTATATGCTGTTGGCATCAAATCGGACCATGGCCGGGGTGTCCCTGTTGCTTTTCTCATCTTGAGCGAGGAATCATCACAATACTTGTCACTATGTTTGCAGAAGCTGCAAGAGGCTGCCAGTCCATTTCATCCAAG GTACATCATGATTGACCGTGATGTGAAGGAGATGGAGGCAATACGCAGCGTTTTCCCACATGCAAAAACACTGTTATGTTGGTTCCATGTTCTCCAG GCTGTTCATCGCTGGATGCTGCGGCAGGAGGGTTGCAACAAGAACCCAGAAGTACGTTACGAGGTCATTAGGTCAATGATCCTGCTGAAGCAGTGTGCACTT GCAACTGATTTTGCTGAAAAAGCCAAGGAGGTCACAGAGAAGCTTGATGCAATGACTGGCACCAAAACCATCTCCACATATCTGCAAACACAGTGGTTCCAACATGCAGAGATGTGGGCCAAGTATGGACAACGCCTTTTTCATCAAAGCAACAAAACCAACAACTTAGTGGAGAG CATCAAGTATCAGTTTCCTCGAGGATATGCTAACAGACGTCTTGATGAACTGCTTCTACTCTTGAATAAAAAAGTTTTCAACTACTGCAG CTACATGGACGACCTCCACGGTGCTGACCCGATTCCAGACTCCAGGACACAAGACACAGTGGAAGCTGCATCCAGCATGAAGAGTGCAGGGTTGCTTCACAAAATTATGGTGAAGGAAGCTGGTCTGTATTCAGTTCCTTCTGAAGTTGAAGGAAAATACTATCATGTTGATGTCGTCACGATGCAGTGTCAGTGTGCTGTTTCCACCAGAGGTAATCTGTGCAAGCACATCCTTTTGGCCAAAGAAAAATGCCAAGAAATGGGTGCTGATATAGATGACCTTAGAAAGGAGGTGGCAAGGTCACTATTTGAACAACAAAGTTACGAATGGGACGGAGAGCATCTGATTGTACATCATCAAAATGACTTTGGGGTTGTTAGTGCGCAAGCTAAACAGTGCACATGTCTTGCTAATAGCTTTCAAGAAATCTGTGTGTGCCTCAGACTTTCAGAGAGACTTCTGCAAGACAGTTTGCCAGAGGAATGTGGCAACCAGTTGATTGAGAGCACCACTGTTGGTGTAAGCCCATCAGAAACTGTGAAAGATATGATTGCGGAATTGCACGAGTGGTGTCAGAGCAGTGATTACCAAGAAACACCTGCAATACTTTCTGCAGTTAAAAAGGCTCACCAGTTAGCATTTGGGCAGTACACCAGTAAcgtgaggaaaagaaaaatctaa